From a single Maylandia zebra isolate NMK-2024a linkage group LG3, Mzebra_GT3a, whole genome shotgun sequence genomic region:
- the LOC143417012 gene encoding lactose-binding lectin l-2-like has translation MHSQQCLIFVPENMTWDDAQNNCHSHGGQLASVYDDFQAYEIQAELKRAGHDHGEFWVGGHNSPGNPSWSWSDYLGMSAFADFCNGDTAEDEHHCLQITFTEEKSGCLESMDCETELPSICGNIIM, from the exons ATGCACAGTCAACAGTGCCTCATCTTTGTTCCAGAAAACATGACCTGGGACGATGCTCAG AATAACTGTCACTCTCATGGAGGACAGCTTGCATCTGTGTATGATGACTTTCAAGCTTATGAGATTCAAGCGGAGCTGAAGCGTGCTGGACATGATCATGGAGAATTTTGGGTTGGAGGCCATAATAGTCCAGGG AATCCTTCTTGGTCCTGGAGTGATTATTTGGGAATGTCTGCTTTTGCTGACTTTTGTAATGGAGACACAGCCGAAGATGAGCACCACTGTTTGCAAATAACTTTTACTG AGGAAAAGAGTGGATGCTTAGAGAGCATGGACTGTGAAACTGAGCTCCCGTCTATCTGTGGAAACATTATTATGTAA